Proteins encoded within one genomic window of Bradyrhizobium sp. CB1717:
- a CDS encoding methylated-DNA--[protein]-cysteine S-methyltransferase, with amino-acid sequence MTDQHFALFDTRIGLCAIAWGPRGINGTQLPMGGEEKIRTRISQRHTDATEAEPTPEVQQAIDRIVKLLAGEPDDLTDIPLDLDGVPDFNRGVYEIARTIPPGKTVTYGDIAKQLGGVQLSRDVGQALGRNPCPIVVPCHRVLAAGNKPGGFSANGGVVTKLKMLEIEGALVNHTPSLFD; translated from the coding sequence ATGACCGACCAGCATTTTGCCCTGTTCGACACCAGGATCGGCCTCTGCGCCATCGCCTGGGGCCCGCGCGGCATCAACGGCACGCAATTGCCGATGGGCGGCGAAGAGAAGATCCGCACCCGCATCAGCCAGCGCCACACTGATGCCACCGAAGCCGAGCCGACGCCCGAGGTGCAGCAGGCCATCGACCGCATCGTCAAGCTGCTCGCCGGTGAGCCCGACGATCTCACCGACATCCCGCTCGATCTCGACGGCGTGCCCGATTTCAACCGCGGCGTCTACGAGATCGCCCGCACCATTCCGCCGGGCAAGACCGTCACCTATGGCGACATCGCCAAGCAGCTCGGCGGCGTCCAGCTGTCGCGCGACGTCGGCCAGGCGCTCGGCCGCAACCCGTGTCCGATCGTCGTGCCCTGCCATCGCGTGCTGGCGGCCGGCAACAAGCCCGGCGGCTTCTCGGCGAATGGTGGCGTGGTGACGAAGCTGAAGATGCTCGAGATCGAAGGCGCGCTGGTGAACCACACGCCGAGTCTGTTTGATTGA
- a CDS encoding acyl-CoA synthetase, with protein sequence MTHPSIYARTTPDKIAYQMAGTGKAITYRELDELSNQGAQLFRSLGLKAGDHIALLMENRLAFMELCWAAQRSGLYYTAISRYLKQDEIDYIIGDCGAKVVITTPKCADQIKALIKGAPGEPIFYMMDEPLPGFRSYDKEAAAQPTTPIADEVAGYDMLYSSGTTGRPKGIKKAFEGNRIDVPNAFLRVLCADMCGMNAESTYLSPAPLYHAAPLRFNMMAIVLGGTSIIMEHFDAEEFLKLVEKYEVTQSQLVPTMFVRMLKLPDEIRTKYDVSTLKGAIHAAAPCPVDVKAKMIEWWGPILIEYYAGSEGNGVTVCNSQQWLEHRGSVGRAVVGKIKILDENDEEQPVGEIGTVYFADAPAFTYHNDPEKTKKAYNAKGWSTLGDIGYLDKDGFLFLTDRKSYMIISGGVNIYPQETEDVLITHPEVADVAVFGVPNEEMGEEVKAVVQPHDMTRAGKALEAELIAFCKTRLSAIKCPRSIDFEAELPRTPTGKLVKRHLRDKYWPKTAAKI encoded by the coding sequence ATGACCCACCCCTCCATCTACGCCCGCACCACGCCCGACAAGATCGCCTACCAGATGGCAGGCACCGGCAAGGCGATCACCTATCGCGAGCTCGACGAGCTCTCGAACCAGGGCGCGCAGCTCTTCCGCTCGCTCGGGCTGAAGGCCGGCGACCACATCGCGCTCTTGATGGAGAACCGCCTCGCCTTCATGGAGCTCTGCTGGGCGGCGCAGCGCAGCGGGCTCTATTATACCGCGATCAGCCGCTATCTGAAGCAGGACGAGATCGACTACATCATCGGCGATTGCGGCGCCAAGGTCGTGATCACGACGCCGAAATGCGCCGACCAGATCAAGGCCCTGATCAAGGGCGCACCCGGCGAGCCGATCTTCTACATGATGGACGAGCCGCTGCCCGGCTTCCGTTCCTACGACAAGGAAGCCGCGGCGCAGCCGACCACGCCGATCGCGGACGAGGTCGCGGGCTACGACATGCTGTATTCCTCGGGCACCACGGGCCGGCCCAAGGGCATCAAGAAGGCGTTCGAGGGCAACAGGATCGACGTGCCGAACGCCTTCCTGCGCGTGCTCTGCGCCGACATGTGCGGCATGAACGCGGAGAGCACCTATCTCTCGCCGGCGCCGCTCTATCACGCGGCTCCCTTGCGCTTCAACATGATGGCGATCGTGCTCGGCGGCACCTCCATCATCATGGAGCATTTCGACGCCGAGGAATTCCTCAAGCTCGTCGAGAAGTATGAGGTCACGCAGTCCCAGCTGGTGCCGACCATGTTCGTACGCATGCTGAAGCTGCCGGACGAGATCCGCACGAAGTACGACGTCTCCACGCTCAAGGGCGCGATCCACGCCGCGGCCCCCTGCCCGGTCGATGTGAAAGCGAAAATGATCGAGTGGTGGGGCCCGATCCTGATCGAGTACTACGCCGGCTCGGAAGGCAACGGCGTCACCGTCTGCAACTCGCAACAATGGCTGGAGCATCGCGGCAGCGTCGGCCGCGCCGTGGTCGGCAAGATCAAGATTCTGGACGAGAACGACGAGGAGCAGCCGGTCGGCGAGATCGGCACGGTCTATTTCGCCGATGCGCCCGCCTTCACCTATCACAACGATCCCGAAAAGACGAAGAAGGCCTACAACGCCAAGGGCTGGTCGACGCTCGGCGATATCGGCTATCTCGACAAGGATGGCTTCCTCTTCCTCACCGACCGCAAGTCCTACATGATCATCTCGGGCGGGGTGAACATCTACCCGCAGGAGACCGAGGACGTACTCATCACCCACCCCGAAGTCGCCGATGTCGCCGTGTTCGGCGTGCCGAACGAGGAGATGGGCGAGGAGGTAAAGGCGGTCGTTCAGCCGCACGACATGACGCGCGCCGGCAAGGCGCTGGAGGCCGAGCTGATCGCATTCTGCAAGACCCGCCTCTCCGCCATCAAGTGCCCGCGCTCGATCGATTTCGAAGCCGAGCTGCCGCGTACGCCGACCGGCAAGCTGGTGAAGCGGCATCTGCGCGACAAATATTGGCCGAAGACGGCGGCAAAGATTTAG